From Leifsonia sp. fls2-241-R2A-40a, one genomic window encodes:
- a CDS encoding RidA family protein, protein MADVEARLAELGIVLPDVVPPVAAYTPAVLDGSYVYTSGQLPMVSGALPATGKVGEGPGLVPPADAKGYARTSALNALAAAKSVLGSLDRVRRVVKVVGFVSSDPAFTGQPAVINGASEVLGEIFGDAGVHARSAVGVAVLPLDSPVEVELVLAVD, encoded by the coding sequence ATGGCCGACGTGGAGGCGCGCCTCGCGGAACTCGGGATCGTTCTTCCCGACGTGGTCCCGCCCGTCGCCGCGTACACGCCAGCGGTGCTCGACGGGTCGTACGTCTACACCTCGGGGCAGCTGCCGATGGTCTCGGGAGCGCTGCCCGCGACCGGCAAGGTCGGGGAAGGCCCCGGGCTCGTCCCGCCCGCGGACGCGAAGGGCTATGCGCGGACGTCGGCGTTGAACGCGCTCGCGGCTGCCAAAAGCGTCCTCGGCTCGCTCGACCGCGTCCGGCGCGTCGTCAAGGTGGTCGGCTTCGTCTCGTCCGACCCCGCATTCACCGGTCAGCCCGCGGTCATCAATGGTGCCTCCGAGGTGCTCGGCGAGATCTTCGGCGACGCCGGAGTCCACGCGCGCTCGGCGGTGGGGGTGGCCGTACTGCCGCTCGACTCGCCCGTCGAGGTCGAACTCGTGCTCGCGGTCGACTAG